A segment of the Chitinophagaceae bacterium genome:
AACGCTATGATGGATATTAATTTGTATAAAATCCAATTCATTCACATCTAAATTTAATACAAAAGCCCGAGCTTCCAGTAAGGATATTTTCACAAACAGTAGTCATAAAAAAATCCCGTCCTTTCGAACGGGATTTTGAAAATATAAAGAGTGGGTTATGCTATCGTTACTTCCTTATCCAAATACACATCCTGTATGGCATTCAATATTTCCACACCTTCTTTCATTGGGCGTTGGAATGCTTTACGTCCGCTGATGAGTCCCATACCACCTGCACGTTTGTTTACAACAGCTGTTGCAACTGCTTCGGCCATATCGCTTGCACCTGATGATGCACCGCCACTGTTGATCAATCCTGCACGGCCCATATAACAATTGGCTACCTGGTAACGGCAAAGATCAATCGGGTGATCTGTTGTGAGTTCTTCATAAATGCGTTTATCATTTTTACCGTAGGCAGATTCTTTTGTATTGAGTGCAAGATAACCGCCATTGTTTTCCGGCAATTTTTGTTTAATGATATCTGCTTCAATGGTTACACCCAAATGATTGGCCTGGCCTGTAAGATCGGCTGATACATGAAAATCTTTTTCTTTTGTTTTGAATGCAGGGTTACGCAGATAGCACCATAAAATTGTTGCCATACCGAGTTCATGTGCCATTTCAAATGCTTTGCTTACTTCCTGGATCTGTCTTGCAGATTCATCACTTCCGAAATAAATAGTAGCACCAACAGCAGCAGCACCTAAGTTCCAGCTTTGTTTAATAGAAGCAAACATGAGCTGATCGAACTTATTAGGGTAGGTGAGGAACTCGTTGTGATTTACTTTAACAATGAAAGGAATTTTATGTGCATATTTTCTGGCCATAAAACCCAAACCGCCGTAAGTAGTTGCTACTGCATTGCAGCCGCCTTCTATTGCGAGTTTGATAATATTTTCAGGATCGAAATAGATTGGATTCTTTGCAAAGGAAGCACCACCACTGTGTTCTATTCCCTGGTCAACCGGAAGAATAGAGAGATAACCTGTGTTGGATAATCTTCCATTGTTATACATTCCCTGCAGGTTGCGTAATACCTGTGGGTTACGGTCGCTGTTAATCCAGATGCGGTCAATAAAATCAGGACCGGGCAAGTGTAACTGGTCTTTAGAAATTGTTTTAGACTGATGATTCAATAAATATTCTGCTTTGTCGCCAAGCAGTTCGGTTAATTTTTTTACTGGCATACTATTCGTTTTTAAAGTAATTGTAAGTTATTTTTATTTGTTT
Coding sequences within it:
- a CDS encoding class I fructose-bisphosphate aldolase — encoded protein: MPVKKLTELLGDKAEYLLNHQSKTISKDQLHLPGPDFIDRIWINSDRNPQVLRNLQGMYNNGRLSNTGYLSILPVDQGIEHSGGASFAKNPIYFDPENIIKLAIEGGCNAVATTYGGLGFMARKYAHKIPFIVKVNHNEFLTYPNKFDQLMFASIKQSWNLGAAAVGATIYFGSDESARQIQEVSKAFEMAHELGMATILWCYLRNPAFKTKEKDFHVSADLTGQANHLGVTIEADIIKQKLPENNGGYLALNTKESAYGKNDKRIYEELTTDHPIDLCRYQVANCYMGRAGLINSGGASSGASDMAEAVATAVVNKRAGGMGLISGRKAFQRPMKEGVEILNAIQDVYLDKEVTIA